A window of the Acidobacteriota bacterium genome harbors these coding sequences:
- a CDS encoding trypsin-like peptidase domain-containing protein, whose product MNHMVRAGVLLAVLWLTCPSPLAQTVESRLGLQELNQDFQDLVEKANPSIVQIFVTGYAPVEDGAFVGSGLPRLRSGGSGVVVDSSGYILTNHHVVENATKIQVRLARPPLEGDSDQSILRPLMPAQGAHLVGFDRETDLALLKVEGEDLPSLPLGDSDRLRQGQLVMAFGAPLGLEGSVTLGVVSAVARQLEPEDPMVYIQTDAPINPGNSGGPLLNMEGEIVGINTLIFSQSGGNEGIGFAAPSNIVRNVYEQIKTHGRVRRGIIGVHAQTITPLLAQGLGLERYWGVILGDVLPSSPASQAGLQVGDIVLTLDGKLMENGRQFDVNLYQYSVGDSVTLEVLRQGERLTRSVQVIERPEDPERFSQMVDPERNLVQPLGVLAIDISPEIAALLPSPRKLGGVLVAARALDAPQYNGGLRPGDILYGVNRTDITSLRQLRQALSDIKTGQPIVLQVLRQGRFRYLGLIKE is encoded by the coding sequence ATGAATCACATGGTGAGGGCGGGGGTCTTGCTGGCCGTCCTTTGGCTCACGTGTCCTTCCCCCCTGGCCCAGACGGTGGAGAGCCGGCTGGGGCTGCAGGAACTCAACCAGGATTTTCAGGACCTGGTCGAGAAGGCCAATCCCTCCATCGTGCAGATCTTCGTCACCGGCTACGCGCCGGTCGAGGACGGCGCCTTCGTGGGTTCGGGCTTGCCGCGCCTGCGCAGCGGCGGATCAGGGGTGGTTGTCGATTCCTCGGGCTATATCCTGACCAACCACCACGTGGTGGAAAACGCCACCAAGATTCAGGTCCGCCTGGCCCGGCCGCCGCTTGAAGGAGACAGCGACCAATCCATTTTGCGCCCTCTTATGCCCGCCCAGGGCGCCCACCTGGTGGGGTTCGACCGGGAGACCGACCTGGCCCTGCTCAAGGTGGAGGGGGAGGACTTGCCCTCCCTGCCGCTGGGTGATTCCGACCGGCTTCGCCAGGGTCAACTGGTGATGGCGTTCGGCGCTCCTCTGGGACTGGAGGGATCGGTGACGCTGGGCGTGGTCAGTGCCGTGGCCCGCCAACTGGAGCCTGAAGACCCCATGGTCTACATCCAGACCGATGCCCCCATCAATCCCGGCAACAGCGGCGGTCCGCTGCTCAACATGGAAGGCGAGATCGTGGGCATCAACACCCTCATCTTCAGCCAGTCGGGAGGCAATGAGGGAATCGGCTTCGCGGCCCCTTCCAACATCGTCCGCAACGTCTATGAGCAGATCAAGACGCACGGACGGGTGCGGCGGGGAATCATCGGCGTCCACGCCCAGACCATCACTCCCTTGCTGGCCCAGGGTCTGGGGCTGGAACGCTATTGGGGCGTCATCCTGGGCGACGTATTGCCCTCCAGCCCGGCCAGCCAGGCGGGGCTGCAAGTCGGCGACATCGTCCTCACCCTGGACGGCAAGCTGATGGAGAACGGACGCCAGTTCGACGTCAATCTCTACCAGTATTCGGTCGGCGACAGCGTAACGCTCGAAGTGCTGCGCCAGGGTGAAAGGCTGACCCGCAGCGTTCAGGTGATCGAGCGTCCCGAAGACCCCGAGCGCTTCAGCCAGATGGTCGACCCCGAGCGCAACCTGGTTCAGCCCCTGGGCGTGCTGGCCATCGACATTTCCCCCGAGATCGCCGCTTTGCTGCCCTCTCCCCGCAAGCTGGGAGGCGTCCTGGTAGCCGCCCGCGCCCTGGATGCGCCCCAGTACAACGGCGGCCTGCGGCCCGGCGACATCCTCTACGGTGTCAACCGTACGGACATCACCAGTCTGCGCCAACTGCGCCAGGCCCTTTCCGACATCAAGACGGGGCAGCCCATCGTGCTGCAGGTGCTGCGCCAGGGCCGTTTCCGCTACCTGGGCCTGATCAAGGAATAG